In Capra hircus breed San Clemente chromosome 5, ASM170441v1, whole genome shotgun sequence, the DNA window taagtaagcagggtgacaatatgcagccttgaggtactccttccCCGATTTAGAACCATTCttttgttccatgtacagttttaactgttgcttcttgacctgcatacagatttctcaggaagcaggtcaggtggtctggtattcccatctcttttagaattttccacagtttgttgtgatccacatggactgtggctacagtccatggggttttaaaaagttggacatgactgagtaactaatacacacacacacaaacatgcaggttgataatatacagtcttgaagtactccttttccaattgaAACAGTCCATTATTCTGtgtccagtcctaactgctgctttttgtcctgcatataggtttcacaggaggcaggttagattgtctgttattcccatctctttacgaATTTCCCATAGTTTTACTATGTTCACTAGTCATTGAAACTAGTGAAAGTCACCTAAGCAAAGCGGGCCTCagttattcaaaatataaaatgtggaAGTAGGCATACATAAACTCTATATGCTTTCAGACTCTATTTAGATTATCTgcaaaataaaatggtttttatAATACTGAGGAAAGGAGGATAATCAATTAAAACATTCCTGTACATTTTACAAAGGAAGCTAAATATCTTAAAGAATACCTTGAaccaattaaaaattattagaaaaaatagCCCTATTTAAGTGTTAtcataagaattttattttatccataGTCTATGATAATGTATTTTTGAAGAAGAAATAATGATTTTGAATTTCTGATAATATTCCTTACTAGAGTGAAAAGTTGAATGGAAATTGGAGAGagttttgaagatttttaaatttcattatcaTCATGAAGAgtactttaaaagtttttattctaTCCTCACATGTATTTTGATCATTTATTTCTTATAGGAGACACATTCATTTTCTGTTTGAATGGGGGGAAAGGATCAGCAATGAAAAACCACACAAGACCCACAGAATTCATTCTTCTGGGGCTATCAGATGACCCAGAGCTTCAgattgtgatttttctctttttaatcatCACATATATATTAAGTGTCACTGGAAATTTGACCATCATCATTCTCACCTTGATGGACTCCCATCTACAGACacctatgtatttttttcctcaggAACTTCTCTATATTAGAAATTTCCTTTACAACTGTCGGTATTCCTAGATTTCTGGGCACAATTATCACCAGGGACAAAACGATTTCATACAATGATTGTACAGCTCAGAtgtttttcttcattctcttGGGTATCACTGAATTTTATCTTCTAACTGCCATGTCCTATGATCGCTATGTAGCTATCTGCAAACCCCTGCATTACACAACCATCATGAACAACAGAGTCTGTGTATTGCTTGTCTTTTGTGCTTGGCTGGCAGGGTTCTTAAACATCTTCCCACCTGTTATTCTTTTTCTCCAGTTAGACTACTGTGGTTCCAATATCATTGATCACTTTGCTTGTGACTATTTCCCCCTCTTGAAACTATCTTGCTCAGACACGTGGCTCCTTGAAGTGATTGGTTTTTACTCTGCATTAGAGATTCTGCTTTTTACTTTGGCATTAATAATTCTATCCTACATGTTTATCATCAAGACAATTCTGAGGCTGCCATCTGCCAGTCAGAGAAAAAAGGCATTTTCTACATGCTCCTCTCACATGATTGTCATTTTCATCTCTTATGGAAGCTGTATATTCATGTATGCCAACCCATCAGCAAAGGAAAAGGCATCCTTGAACAAAGGAGCATCCATTCTGAATGCTTCTGTTCCTCCTATGATGAATCCATTTATATATTCACTGAGGAACCAGCAAGTGAAACAAGCCTTCAAGGAGACCATCCAAAAGGTTATCTTTTTCtccaggaaatgcaagagattatATCATTAAAAGAGTAAAGTTCTTGTCAAAGCTTTCTATTACTCATAATCTGCCCAAACTCTTTCAGTACAGTTGTATGAGTGCTTTTCATCTGTTCCCATGTTAAAAAATTCCCCGCACTAACCTAATTAACTGTATAAAGTTGAATGTTACTTCagaattttctataaattttttatTCAAACGTATTTGGATGAAGTAAGGAAAcggcggagaaggcaacggcaacccactccagtactcttgcctggaaaatcccatggatggaggagcctggtaggctgcagtccatggggtcgctaagagtcagacacgactgagcgacttcactttcacttttcactttcatgcattggagaaggaaatggcaacccactccagggttcttgcctggagaatcccagggacggcggagcctggtgggctgccgtctatggggtcgcacagagtcggacatgactgaagcgacttagcagcagtagcagcagcaaagaaaacGGGTTGGTGTTACAGTTTTACAGGCCATTTAGTTTATGAAAAGAATGTGAGAATTGATGTGGatttctgaaattttcattttaccaGATAATAGAAATGACATTATGAggaaatttttattctatttggaATTTTCATGAAATGCAACAATGAATATCACTAGAGTgttggaaataaaatataaatatctacttaagtatttttaaagtttagaaaCTGAAGTATATTTGAACTCTTTTTACAATTATAATACTTTTATAATaatgaggagagagaagaaagaggaaggtagAGATAATATTTTTTTCAGCAATTACTATATTCCAGGCCTATTCTAATTATTTCCTTCATATTGGGTCATTGAATCTTGTGAACAACTTTATTTCATGTCCAGTCACTcattcgtatccaactctttgtgctctcatggactgcagcacacgaggctcccctgtccttcactagctccctgagtttgctcaaactcatttccatgatctagtaatgccatccaaccatctcatcctctgttgcccacttcccttcctgccctcaatttttcccagcatcagggacttttccagtgagtgtgctcttcacatcaggtggccaatatattggcgcttcagcttcagcatcagtccttccaatgaataatcagagttgatttcctgcaggattgactggtttgatctcacaatccaaaggactctccagaGTATTCTCTAGCAGCATAgtctaaaagcatcaattcttgtatgctcagccttctttattgtccaactctcacattgctacatgactactgaaaaacccatagctttgactatatggatcattGTTAGCAgtgatttttctgctttttaatacactgtctaggttcatcatagcttttcttaactTTCTGAGGTAACTGTTATTGATTTtctcttgaagaatattttaCCTTATCTTTTCCTCTAGAAATGTTTTATATGACTGTTCTTATATCACAGCCATGATGATTAAGCTAAAATTGGAGTTAATTTTAATTGTCAATAAAgaagaacaagaaataaaagggatccagattggaaaagaagaagtaaaactttcactggaGACAGCATGATACTATACcaagaaaaccctaaaaataccATCAGAAAATGActaaatttttccagtagtcatgtatggatgtgagagttggactgtgaagaaggttgagcaccaaagaattgatgtgtttgaactgtggtgttggagaagactctttagagtcccttggactacaaggagatccaaccagtccattctgaaggagatcaaccctgggatttctttggaaggaatgatgctaaagctgaaacgccagtactttggccacctcatgtgaagagttgactcattggaaaagactctgatgctgggagggattatgggcaggaggagaaggggacgacagaggatgagatggctggatggcatcactgactcgatggacgcgagtctgagtgaactccaggagctgatgatggacagggaggcctggcgtgcggtgattcatggggtcacaaaggtcggacacaactgagcaactgaactgaactgaactgaatcagttaaTTTagtaaggttgcaggatacaaaatcaatacacagaaatccattGAATTCCAACACACTAGTaacaaaaatctgaaagaaaaaataaagaatcaacTCCATTCACCAAGGCAACAATAAGAATAAAGTAGGAATAAATGCACAAAAGAGCTgtataaagaaaactataagacactgatgaaagacgtcaaagatgacataaacagatggagagacatACCAATTCTTGAACTGGAAAAATCAACGTAatgaaatagaaagcccagagataaacccaagcACTTTTGggcaccttatcttcgacaaaggaggcaagaatatgcaacagAGGAAAGACATCCTCTTCAataagcagtgcagggaaaactggacagctatgtgtaaaagaataaaattagaacacttcctcacACCATtcataaagataaactcaaaaaggattaaagacCTCCACCTCCTTttgttggaaataaaaacaaatgggacctaaataaacattagcttttgcacagcaaaggaaatcataaacaagatgacaagacaaccctcagaatgggagaaaatgtttgcaaatgaagcaactgacaaatgattaatctctaaaatatacaagcaactcatgtaGTTCAATAACAAAAGAACAAGTCATTGACacaataggcagaagacctaaatagatggctatttctccaaagaagagataaagatggctaataaacacatgaaaaaataccCAGCTTCACTTGTCAAAAGTACAACGAGGTAAAACCTCACATTGGTCaagatggccatcatcaaacaaatgctggagaagatgtgaagaaatgggaatcctcttgcacagttggtgagaatgtgaatTTATAGAGCCACTATGAAGAATAGTAtggtgatttctttaaaaaataagaataaaacttccatatgactcagcaatctcaCTACCAGGCATATATTCAGAAaatcacaattctaaaagacacaggtaccccaatgttcactgcagcactattcacaagagccaggacatgggagcaaccttgatgtccatccacagatgaatggataaagaagttgtggtaaacacatagacagaggagactgtcaggctatagtccatagcgtcacagagaGTAggctgtgactgagcacacatgcacaaccaTATGCTGGGTTATGAACTGGTTCATAACAAGCCAAGCATCCACATAAAggaacaaactggaatcaaataTAGTGAGGTtgataaacctagagcctgttatacagagtgaagtaaatcagaaagagaaaatcaaatattgtgtattaacacatatatatggaaactagaaaaatggtaccgatgAACCTACTTTCAGGGCAGCaattagagacacagacatagagaacagacctgcaACATAGCGGGGTGAGTGTTGGGAGAGAGTGGGGCAAATTGAGAGACAAGCATTGAAACTCATACATTAAAATATGTGAACCTGATAGCCAATGAGAAGTTGCTGTACAGCACTGTGAGCTTAACCCAGGcctctatgacaacctagagaggtgggctgaggtaggaggtgggagtgaagttcaaaaaggagggaatatatgtatacttatgacagACTCATGTTAacatatggcagaaatcaatgcaacattgtaaagcaattatccaacaattaaaaaaacattgaaaaatagTACTCAACATGATGTAATATTTCCTGAATTTCTAGAAAGAGTGTTCCCTGTCAAAATCAAAACACAGGTCTCTCTCAGGTGCTGCTgctctgcctttttctttctgttgttgattttctaagaaatatttcgaaaacatggaattaaaaaaacatttcaaagagGGGAATGAGGTCAGTTCCAAGGTTGAGTGGAATGATGAACCCAAAGGAAGGGAAGTACAT includes these proteins:
- the LOC102178606 gene encoding LOW QUALITY PROTEIN: olfactory receptor 6C3-like (The sequence of the model RefSeq protein was modified relative to this genomic sequence to represent the inferred CDS: deleted 1 base in 1 codon), whose protein sequence is MKNHTRPTEFILLGLSDDPELQIVIFLFLIITYILSVTGNLTIIILTLMDSHLQTPMYFFLRNFSILEISFTTVGIPRFLGTIITRDKTISYNDCTAQMFFFILLGITEFYLLTAMSYDRYVAICKPLHYTTIMNNRVCVLLVFCAWLAGFLNIFPPVILFLQLDYCGSNIIDHFACDYFPLLKLSCSDTWLLEVIGFYSALEILLFTLALIILSYMFIIKTILRLPSASQRKKAFSTCSSHMIVIFISYGSCIFMYANPSAKEKASLNKGASILNASVPPMMNPFIYSLRNQQVKQAFKETIQKVIFFSRKCKRLYH